The proteins below come from a single Parazoarcus communis genomic window:
- the prsK gene encoding XrtA/PEP-CTERM system histidine kinase PrsK yields the protein MADFAVWGYGLTALVYFVFGVYLYAAWRGAPKGGFLLVAVVVSFVWALVSTAFASNQAVWLFQLALVLDVFRSACWFAFLLILLKPLIPTSVRWPVGGASLIVGAQFLSVLLSGFELLPPDAGLRFTISAALAAAVFGLVLVEQLYRGMPRESRWGLKPLCLGLSASYMFELYLFAEGFLFGRLDPDVWAVRGVAHALVVPLIALSGARTSSWSLRMAMSREAVFHSTALAVAGLYLLAVAGAGYYVRYFGGDWGRALQAALLFAALLLLAIFFFSGAQRARMRVLINKHLFPYRYDYRNEWLRFTQALSSADGKLDLGESVIKALSDLVESPGGSLWLRGADGRISVHSRLNQPQVDVSEPPESPFLRFLDEREWVINLEEYRSSPAVYKGLVLPEWLALFPDAWLLIPLKSGGNLAGFLVLSAPRARFDVDWEVLDLLKTAQRQAASYLARMQSAEALLEARKFESFNRMSAFVVHDLKNLVAQLSLMLKNAERHRHNPEFQDDMLETVAHVEARMRGLMAQLQEKRSIDPTRTVNVTSTLEAICRRRRAQLPHVELLLPPGGDWSVGAHPERLERVIGHIVQNALEATPEDGKVIVRLDEGDDDRIRIVVQDSGRGMSEAFLRDRLARPFETTKTSGMGIGVYETRQYIRELGGDVHFESEEGVGTCVTIVLPRMIRGSSTEDQGVVSQHG from the coding sequence TTGGCTGATTTCGCGGTGTGGGGCTATGGCCTGACGGCCCTCGTTTATTTCGTGTTTGGCGTGTACCTCTACGCAGCCTGGCGCGGAGCTCCCAAGGGGGGCTTCCTGCTCGTTGCGGTAGTGGTATCGTTTGTGTGGGCGCTCGTTTCGACTGCATTTGCAAGCAATCAGGCTGTCTGGCTGTTTCAGCTCGCGCTCGTTCTTGACGTCTTTCGTTCAGCTTGCTGGTTCGCGTTTCTGCTGATTCTGCTGAAACCACTCATTCCCACAAGCGTGCGATGGCCCGTCGGGGGCGCTTCACTGATTGTTGGTGCTCAGTTCCTCAGCGTACTTCTGTCTGGGTTCGAGCTGCTCCCTCCCGACGCGGGCTTGCGCTTCACGATCTCAGCTGCGCTTGCCGCTGCCGTGTTTGGATTGGTGCTCGTTGAACAGCTTTACCGAGGCATGCCCCGCGAGTCGCGCTGGGGGCTCAAGCCGCTTTGCCTTGGCCTCAGTGCCAGTTACATGTTCGAGCTCTACCTGTTTGCGGAAGGCTTCCTTTTCGGCCGGCTCGATCCCGATGTCTGGGCCGTGCGTGGCGTGGCTCACGCCCTGGTGGTGCCCTTGATCGCGCTGTCGGGCGCGAGGACGTCCTCGTGGTCGCTGAGAATGGCGATGTCGAGAGAGGCCGTGTTCCATTCGACCGCGTTGGCTGTCGCCGGACTGTACTTGCTGGCAGTCGCAGGCGCGGGGTACTACGTCCGTTACTTCGGTGGCGACTGGGGACGTGCGCTTCAGGCTGCCCTGTTGTTTGCCGCACTGCTGTTGCTGGCCATTTTCTTCTTCTCGGGCGCCCAGCGTGCACGAATGCGGGTGCTGATCAACAAGCACCTGTTTCCTTATCGTTATGACTATCGCAATGAGTGGCTCAGGTTTACCCAGGCTCTGTCGTCGGCCGATGGGAAGCTCGATCTCGGTGAGTCAGTGATCAAGGCCTTGTCGGATCTGGTGGAGAGTCCAGGGGGAAGTCTGTGGCTGAGGGGGGCGGATGGGCGGATTTCGGTCCACTCCAGGTTGAATCAGCCTCAGGTGGATGTTTCCGAACCGCCAGAATCTCCATTCCTGCGGTTCCTTGATGAGCGCGAGTGGGTGATCAATCTTGAAGAGTATCGCTCCAGTCCGGCCGTGTACAAGGGGCTTGTGCTGCCGGAGTGGCTTGCGCTGTTTCCTGACGCCTGGTTGCTGATTCCGCTTAAGAGTGGCGGGAATCTGGCGGGATTCCTCGTTCTGAGCGCACCCCGAGCGCGTTTCGATGTCGATTGGGAGGTGCTGGACCTGCTCAAGACCGCACAGCGTCAGGCCGCGAGTTATCTGGCGCGGATGCAGTCAGCGGAGGCTTTGCTCGAAGCGCGGAAGTTCGAGTCGTTCAATCGCATGTCGGCCTTCGTGGTTCACGACCTGAAGAACCTCGTTGCCCAGCTCTCGTTGATGCTGAAGAACGCTGAGCGCCACCGTCACAATCCCGAGTTTCAGGATGACATGCTGGAGACTGTGGCGCATGTTGAAGCGCGCATGCGAGGGCTGATGGCGCAATTGCAGGAGAAGCGCTCAATCGACCCGACGCGAACCGTTAACGTCACTTCAACGCTGGAGGCGATTTGTCGGCGGCGGCGGGCACAGTTGCCCCACGTCGAACTCTTGCTCCCACCGGGTGGCGATTGGTCGGTTGGCGCGCACCCCGAGCGACTTGAGAGAGTGATTGGGCATATCGTGCAAAATGCACTTGAGGCGACTCCGGAGGATGGTAAGGTAATAGTCCGTTTGGATGAGGGTGATGACGATAGAATCAGGATCGTCGTGCAGGATTCCGGGCGCGGCATGTCGGAGGCTTTTCTTCGTGACCGCCTTGCCCGGCCTTTCGAAACCACCAAGACGAGCGGTATGGGTATCGGTGTGTATGAGACCCGGCAGTACATCAGGGAGTTGGGTGGGGACGTCCATTTCGAAAGCGAGGAGGGGGTCGGCACCTGCGTCACCATAGTCTTGCCGCGGATGATCCGGGGCAGTTCCACTGAAGATCAGGGAGTGGTCAGTCAGCATGGCTGA
- a CDS encoding TIGR03013 family XrtA/PEP-CTERM system glycosyltransferase — MLKVFSHYFPSHTLQQILLDALLLFVAVVLAVTFQAHAETVEWEVVIPSALSFAFLMVALNSAMGLYRPAAQYSHRAAIARVLLSVLVSLPVAYGVFRWLPWSGFNSGAMQASVLLMLGVVLSMRALVNRRQASSLFAPRVLILGTGPDALAVQRALACPAQGGMEIVGFYSGGGDDPVEVDPRKVLSGSGLVEVVRRLRVNEVIVAVRERRGGVLPLRELLDCKLDGVRVFDLSSFFERVQGQVRVDSLRASWLIYGDGFRQSLGRALIKRCFDLFAATVLLLLAAPIMLITALLILFEDGGPIFYRQERVGLGGKTFKVTKFRSMRTDAEKDGKPRWAASNDDRATRVGSVIRKLRIDELPQLLNVLVGEMSLVGPRPERPYFVDQLAREIPFYGVRHCVKPGVTGWAQVRYQYGSSVDDAIQKLQYDLYYVKNHTLVLDTLVLFETVRVVLTGEGAH; from the coding sequence ATGCTGAAGGTATTCAGCCACTATTTCCCGTCACATACGCTGCAACAGATCCTGCTTGATGCCCTGCTGCTGTTTGTTGCAGTCGTGCTCGCAGTGACCTTCCAGGCGCACGCAGAGACCGTCGAGTGGGAGGTCGTGATTCCTTCCGCCCTGAGTTTCGCATTTTTGATGGTTGCGTTGAATTCGGCAATGGGTTTGTATCGACCCGCGGCACAGTATTCGCATCGTGCCGCCATTGCGAGGGTCTTGCTGTCGGTGCTGGTCAGTCTCCCTGTCGCTTACGGCGTTTTTCGCTGGCTCCCGTGGTCGGGGTTCAACTCTGGCGCGATGCAGGCATCGGTTCTGCTCATGCTGGGGGTTGTGCTGTCGATGAGGGCCCTGGTCAATCGCCGTCAGGCCTCCTCGCTGTTCGCCCCGCGAGTCTTGATTCTCGGGACGGGTCCCGACGCCCTCGCAGTGCAGCGCGCGCTTGCCTGTCCCGCCCAGGGAGGCATGGAAATTGTCGGGTTCTATTCAGGCGGCGGTGACGATCCGGTCGAGGTTGATCCCCGGAAAGTGCTGTCAGGCTCAGGGCTGGTTGAAGTCGTGCGCAGGCTTCGAGTCAATGAGGTGATCGTTGCCGTGCGTGAGCGCAGGGGCGGTGTGCTGCCATTGCGTGAGCTTCTCGATTGCAAGCTCGATGGTGTGCGGGTGTTTGACCTGTCTTCCTTCTTCGAACGCGTGCAAGGGCAGGTGAGGGTGGATTCCCTGCGTGCCAGCTGGCTGATCTACGGTGACGGATTCAGGCAGAGTCTTGGGCGAGCCCTGATCAAGCGTTGCTTCGACCTTTTTGCCGCAACGGTGCTGCTGTTGCTGGCGGCGCCTATCATGCTGATCACGGCGTTGCTGATTCTGTTTGAAGATGGCGGCCCGATTTTCTATCGGCAGGAGCGTGTTGGTCTGGGGGGCAAGACCTTCAAGGTGACCAAATTCCGCAGCATGCGTACCGATGCAGAGAAGGACGGCAAGCCCAGATGGGCGGCGTCGAACGACGATCGCGCAACGCGCGTGGGAAGCGTTATTAGAAAGCTGCGCATTGACGAATTGCCGCAACTGCTGAACGTGCTGGTAGGGGAGATGAGTCTGGTTGGCCCGAGGCCCGAGCGGCCCTATTTCGTCGATCAGCTCGCCAGAGAGATTCCCTTCTATGGCGTTCGTCACTGCGTGAAGCCAGGGGTCACAGGCTGGGCTCAGGTGCGGTATCAGTACGGCTCATCGGTTGACGATGCAATCCAGAAGCTGCAGTACGATCTGTACTACGTCAAGAATCATACGCTGGTGCTCGATACGCTGGTTCTCTTCGAAACGGTTCGGGTCGTGCTGACCGGGGAAGGCGCACACTGA
- the prsT gene encoding XrtA/PEP-CTERM system TPR-repeat protein PrsT, translating to MSKTRINRSHSKWPKHARRAVTMLVSAVLLAGCADSPEAMLESAKSYMAKDDLNAAVIQLKNALQEDGSLAEGRYLLGKINLEQGDMLGAVKEFERALQYGYPADTVTPLLARALLSSAEVDRVLKDFGSTTLTDTNAQAQLLGVLGEAHLVKADVPKARKAFESALELNSEDDLARVGLGRAKLFSGDAPGALAEAESVIARRADLAEAHVLLADVMMAQGNEAAAVTALKAAVKAEPDSVSQNFALVSLMLRQNDFEGAATQLEAMKKIAPKHPSTRYVQAFLDFRNGRLPEARDEILEVVKNAPEFLPARLLAGSVLVRMNEHTQARPHLSMVVARAPRQALARRLLAASHLATGEASRALEIIQPLLASPSLDAALAGLVGQIYLANGDYEKAEVFLAKSAQGSPDDARARARLGVARLAGGDVARAYADLEAASALDESSGQADLALILAHMRSGEFDRALDAQKVLEQKQPNSAQTYNLKGGILLAKRDVAGARLAFDKALELQPGFLAAAINLARLDLADKKPDVAKGRFERIIKATPENVEALLAYADIQSATGSDPKEVLTSLERAAAAGPGLLPPQLALIQHFLRAREPAKAMTVAQQASTAHASDPRAIEALARAQMAAGEVQQAIATLNKLSSFAPQSPGPLVLLSDAQRQSKDYGAAEQSLRKALALKPDLLEAQQRLFAIQMSRGDRDAALQTAKTVQKQQSTVAVGYALEGDVLGSNGKWAEAAAAYRKALDRGKSGELVNKLHSALTRSSRKAEADKVMSEWLSAEPNDLVARGYMAERALGEKRYGDALKLFRTMNELSPGNALVLNNLAWTAAAAKDGQAMAYAEQALAAAPDNPVVLDTIGMIQVDAGQTEKGVANLERAVSLAPDIATLRLNLAKTYARLDRKADAKKMLQALMPKLEAGSPIQAEAAELLNRVLKISGSPSVSSPLGKIDFENRPLPRDHADSS from the coding sequence TTGTCGAAGACGCGTATTAACCGGAGTCATTCCAAGTGGCCTAAACATGCCCGCCGTGCCGTCACCATGCTCGTTTCTGCCGTGTTGCTGGCGGGGTGTGCCGATAGTCCAGAGGCGATGCTTGAGTCGGCAAAGAGCTATATGGCGAAGGATGACTTGAATGCTGCAGTCATTCAGCTCAAGAACGCGCTGCAGGAAGACGGAAGTCTGGCCGAGGGGCGCTACCTACTGGGTAAGATCAATCTTGAACAAGGGGACATGCTGGGCGCAGTGAAAGAGTTTGAGCGTGCGCTGCAGTACGGTTATCCGGCCGATACGGTTACGCCTTTGCTCGCTCGCGCGCTGTTGAGCTCTGCCGAGGTTGATCGAGTACTAAAAGACTTCGGCTCTACGACGTTGACGGACACGAATGCGCAGGCCCAATTGCTTGGCGTTCTGGGGGAGGCACACCTGGTAAAAGCCGATGTGCCGAAGGCTCGCAAGGCGTTTGAGAGCGCGCTTGAGTTGAATTCCGAAGACGATCTTGCCCGCGTCGGTCTTGGGCGTGCCAAGCTCTTCTCCGGCGATGCGCCCGGCGCACTCGCTGAGGCTGAGTCGGTGATTGCACGCAGGGCGGACCTGGCTGAGGCACACGTTTTGCTCGCCGACGTAATGATGGCGCAAGGCAATGAGGCGGCGGCAGTAACCGCGCTCAAGGCGGCAGTCAAGGCGGAACCGGATTCGGTCAGCCAGAATTTCGCCTTGGTGTCGCTCATGCTCAGGCAGAACGATTTCGAAGGGGCGGCAACGCAGCTGGAGGCGATGAAGAAGATTGCCCCCAAGCATCCTTCTACGAGATACGTGCAGGCGTTTCTCGACTTTCGCAACGGTCGCCTGCCTGAGGCGCGTGATGAAATTCTGGAAGTCGTGAAGAACGCACCGGAGTTCCTGCCGGCAAGGTTGTTGGCAGGTTCGGTGCTGGTTCGCATGAACGAACATACACAGGCAAGACCGCATCTATCCATGGTAGTTGCCCGAGCGCCAAGGCAAGCTCTCGCTCGCAGGTTGCTTGCAGCATCCCACCTTGCAACGGGCGAAGCATCTCGTGCGCTCGAGATCATTCAACCCCTGCTGGCCTCGCCGAGTCTGGATGCTGCTCTGGCTGGTCTTGTCGGACAGATCTATCTTGCCAACGGGGACTACGAGAAGGCTGAGGTGTTCCTTGCTAAATCGGCACAGGGGTCCCCTGACGACGCTCGCGCACGGGCCCGGCTTGGGGTTGCCCGCTTGGCTGGTGGCGACGTGGCACGCGCATACGCCGACCTTGAGGCTGCTTCTGCGCTTGATGAGAGCTCCGGGCAGGCAGACCTTGCGTTGATTCTTGCGCATATGCGCAGCGGTGAATTTGACCGAGCGCTTGATGCCCAGAAGGTACTGGAGCAAAAACAGCCGAATAGTGCACAGACATATAATTTGAAGGGCGGAATCCTTCTTGCGAAACGCGACGTTGCCGGTGCGCGTCTCGCCTTCGACAAAGCACTTGAGCTTCAACCCGGTTTTCTCGCGGCTGCCATCAATCTGGCGCGCCTGGATCTTGCGGACAAGAAGCCTGACGTCGCGAAGGGGCGCTTCGAGCGCATTATCAAGGCCACTCCGGAGAACGTTGAGGCGCTGTTAGCTTATGCGGACATTCAGAGTGCAACCGGATCCGACCCGAAAGAGGTTCTGACCAGCCTCGAGCGCGCAGCGGCCGCCGGCCCCGGGCTGTTGCCGCCTCAACTTGCCCTGATTCAGCACTTCCTGAGGGCGCGTGAGCCGGCAAAAGCCATGACGGTCGCCCAGCAGGCATCGACTGCGCACGCTTCCGACCCGCGTGCGATCGAGGCGCTCGCGCGTGCTCAGATGGCAGCGGGAGAGGTGCAGCAAGCCATTGCCACGTTGAACAAACTGAGCAGCTTCGCCCCGCAGTCTCCCGGGCCTTTGGTTCTGCTGTCGGATGCACAGCGACAGAGCAAGGATTACGGTGCGGCGGAGCAGAGTCTGCGCAAGGCCCTCGCACTGAAACCCGACTTGCTTGAGGCTCAGCAACGACTGTTTGCCATTCAGATGTCTCGTGGTGACCGGGATGCAGCCTTGCAAACGGCGAAGACGGTTCAGAAGCAGCAGTCGACTGTTGCGGTCGGATATGCGCTTGAGGGTGATGTGCTTGGCAGCAACGGGAAATGGGCAGAGGCTGCCGCTGCCTACCGCAAGGCCCTGGATCGCGGCAAGAGTGGTGAGTTGGTGAACAAGCTTCATTCTGCGCTGACGCGAAGCTCCCGCAAGGCCGAAGCAGACAAGGTGATGAGCGAGTGGCTGAGTGCCGAGCCAAACGATCTCGTTGCGCGTGGGTATATGGCTGAACGTGCGCTCGGCGAGAAACGTTATGGTGATGCCTTGAAGTTGTTCCGCACGATGAACGAACTTTCTCCCGGCAATGCCCTGGTTCTGAACAATCTTGCATGGACCGCAGCAGCCGCAAAGGATGGGCAGGCAATGGCTTATGCCGAGCAGGCGCTGGCGGCTGCACCGGACAATCCGGTGGTGCTCGATACGATCGGGATGATCCAGGTTGACGCTGGGCAGACCGAGAAGGGGGTGGCCAACCTTGAGCGTGCCGTATCCCTTGCGCCGGACATCGCAACGCTGCGGTTGAATCTGGCAAAAACCTACGCCAGGCTTGACCGCAAGGCTGATGCGAAAAAAATGCTGCAGGCTTTGATGCCCAAGCTGGAAGCTGGCTCGCCTATCCAGGCAGAGGCGGCGGAGTTGCTTAACAGGGTGTTGAAAATCTCGGGTTCACCTTCGGTTTCCAGTCCCCTGGGAAAAATCGACTTTGAAAATCGCCCGCTTCCCCGTGATCATGCCGATTCAAGCTGA
- the prsR gene encoding PEP-CTERM-box response regulator transcription factor, with protein sequence MAEKQRTLLIVEDDPALQKQMRWAFDGFETVVANDRESAIAQLRRHEPAVVTMDLGLPPAPDDVSEGFALLAEMLALAPDTKVIVLTGQHDRENAVRAVGMGAYDFFGKPFEPELLALTIERAFRLHDLQAENFRLRESQTGPLSGLLTRDPGMLKVCRMIEKVASAAVTVALLGESGTGKEVLARGLHTMSPRAKERFVAINCAAIPENLLESELFGYEKGAFTGAAKQTPGKIETAHKGTLFLDEIGDLPMPLQAKLLRFLQERVIERIGGRQEIPVDVRVVCATHRDLKAQIEAGLFREDLYYRLAEIVVDIPPLREREGDAILLAHAFVQRFASENGRGSMHLAEDAIPALEAHAWPGNVRELENCLKRAVIMADGNRITAEDLGLESADEDLEMLNLRQVRDEAERRAVVRVIARTNGNIAKAAEVLGVSRPSLYDLMNRFGLKKEN encoded by the coding sequence ATGGCTGAGAAGCAGCGAACCTTACTGATCGTTGAAGACGACCCGGCCCTGCAGAAGCAGATGCGCTGGGCGTTCGACGGTTTCGAGACGGTTGTGGCCAACGATCGGGAGAGCGCGATTGCGCAATTGCGTCGCCATGAACCCGCCGTTGTGACCATGGACCTTGGTCTGCCTCCCGCTCCCGATGATGTGTCCGAAGGTTTTGCGCTCCTTGCCGAAATGCTGGCGCTGGCGCCCGACACCAAGGTCATTGTGCTCACAGGGCAGCACGACCGTGAAAACGCGGTGCGTGCGGTGGGCATGGGGGCGTACGATTTCTTCGGCAAGCCCTTCGAGCCCGAGTTGCTCGCGTTGACCATTGAGCGTGCGTTTCGGCTTCATGACCTTCAGGCAGAGAATTTCCGACTTCGCGAGAGTCAGACGGGGCCGCTCTCCGGGCTGCTGACGCGCGATCCAGGGATGCTGAAGGTCTGCAGGATGATCGAGAAGGTTGCCTCTGCTGCTGTAACAGTGGCGCTGCTCGGAGAAAGCGGTACCGGCAAGGAAGTGCTTGCCCGCGGCCTGCATACGATGTCGCCTCGCGCCAAGGAGCGTTTTGTAGCGATCAACTGCGCTGCGATTCCAGAGAACCTGCTCGAAAGCGAACTCTTTGGCTACGAGAAAGGAGCCTTTACCGGCGCGGCTAAGCAGACGCCGGGGAAGATTGAAACCGCTCATAAAGGCACGCTCTTTCTTGACGAAATTGGCGATTTGCCAATGCCACTGCAGGCGAAACTCCTGCGGTTTTTGCAGGAACGGGTCATCGAACGCATCGGTGGGCGCCAGGAGATCCCGGTCGATGTGCGTGTCGTCTGTGCGACCCATCGCGACCTGAAGGCTCAGATCGAGGCCGGGCTGTTTCGCGAGGACCTCTATTACCGACTTGCCGAGATCGTGGTGGATATCCCGCCGCTGCGTGAGCGCGAAGGGGATGCGATTCTGCTTGCGCATGCTTTCGTTCAGCGCTTCGCCTCCGAGAACGGCCGTGGAAGCATGCATCTGGCAGAGGATGCGATTCCCGCTCTTGAGGCTCATGCATGGCCTGGCAATGTGCGGGAGCTTGAGAATTGCCTGAAACGCGCGGTGATCATGGCTGACGGCAACCGGATCACGGCAGAGGACCTTGGTCTGGAGAGTGCAGATGAGGATCTTGAGATGCTCAACCTCAGGCAGGTCAGGGACGAGGCAGAGCGCCGGGCGGTCGTGCGCGTCATCGCCCGAACCAACGGCAACATCGCAAAAGCTGCTGAAGTGCTCGGCGTCAGCCGCCCCTCGCTTTACGATCTCATGAATCGTTTCGGATTGAAGAAGGAGAATTGA
- a CDS encoding MaoC family dehydratase, whose product MANEVRDFSEMYGYSYEDLKEGMTAAVSRTVTDADILMFAGVSGDTNPVHLDAEFAASTMFGGRIAHGMLSAAFISTVFGTRLPGPGCIYLSQTLKFKAPVKVGDTVVARVTLTALKPEKRRAVFSTVCTVGSTEVLAGEAEIFLPPRG is encoded by the coding sequence ATGGCTAACGAAGTTCGTGACTTTTCGGAGATGTATGGTTACAGCTACGAGGACCTCAAGGAGGGCATGACCGCCGCCGTCTCCCGAACCGTAACCGACGCAGATATCCTCATGTTTGCAGGCGTATCAGGCGATACCAATCCGGTGCACCTTGACGCAGAGTTTGCGGCCAGCACCATGTTCGGCGGCCGGATTGCGCACGGGATGCTGTCTGCAGCCTTCATTTCGACGGTTTTCGGCACGCGTCTGCCGGGACCGGGCTGCATCTATCTGTCCCAGACCCTGAAGTTCAAGGCGCCCGTCAAGGTTGGCGATACCGTGGTCGCACGGGTGACGCTCACCGCGCTCAAGCCGGAAAAGCGACGCGCCGTTTTCAGCACGGTGTGCACAGTAGGGAGCACCGAGGTGCTGGCAGGCGAGGCCGAGATCTTTCTGCCGCCGCGCGGCTGA